A window from Opitutia bacterium ISCC 52 encodes these proteins:
- a CDS encoding lipocalin family protein, translating into MSIAQIFTGCKTYENLPEMAAHVDIDRFMGTWYVHGYTPTALDRNAHNATESYELDDKGRILTTYQFRKGSFDGSLKTYNPVGKVVNTETNAEWRMRFFTVISAPYLILYVDPDYTGTLVGHPNLKMAWLMSRSPDITETRYAELVQELENRNFDLTDFVRVPQQWPVPE; encoded by the coding sequence ATGAGTATCGCGCAAATATTTACTGGCTGTAAAACCTATGAAAATCTGCCTGAAATGGCAGCGCATGTGGATATCGACCGTTTTATGGGGACCTGGTATGTTCACGGTTACACGCCCACTGCACTGGACCGAAATGCCCATAATGCAACGGAGAGTTATGAGCTCGATGACAAAGGTCGGATTCTTACCACTTATCAGTTTCGCAAAGGAAGCTTTGATGGCTCATTGAAAACGTACAATCCTGTAGGTAAAGTGGTGAATACGGAAACCAATGCCGAGTGGAGAATGCGGTTTTTCACCGTGATTTCGGCGCCTTATTTGATACTGTATGTGGATCCCGACTACACGGGTACTCTGGTCGGTCATCCGAACCTGAAGATGGCTTGGCTCATGTCTCGTTCTCCGGATATTACGGAAACACGGTACGCAGAACTCGTTCAGGAACTTGAAAATAGAAACTTCGATCTAACAGACTTTGTGCGGGTGCCTCAGCAGTGGCCGGTGCCTGAATAA
- a CDS encoding chalcone isomerase family protein yields MKQSLSFLVFGLIILMSAPLSAEPAFPETFTANDTNYVQANSSSIKLLGFFKLLSASLYLGEGHGLEDYPGAIPLALRLRYDRNFKKEKLIGSADEILNDLYTAEQLAEIEQSLGLINSVYLDVGKGDEYTLIYKPSLGTTLLYNGEEKVTIPGERFAEIYFSIWLGDHPNTKKLSRALLKQS; encoded by the coding sequence ATGAAACAAAGCCTCTCTTTTCTCGTTTTCGGACTCATTATTTTAATGAGTGCTCCCTTGTCCGCTGAGCCAGCGTTTCCGGAGACCTTCACTGCCAACGACACGAATTATGTACAGGCAAATTCCAGCTCAATTAAGTTGTTGGGGTTCTTTAAACTGCTCTCTGCAAGTCTATATCTGGGAGAAGGGCATGGCCTCGAAGACTATCCTGGAGCAATCCCATTGGCGTTGCGTTTGAGATACGATCGGAATTTCAAGAAAGAGAAGCTGATAGGTAGTGCGGATGAGATTCTGAATGATCTTTATACGGCTGAGCAGCTTGCTGAAATCGAACAGTCTCTGGGTTTGATCAACTCCGTTTACCTCGATGTGGGCAAAGGGGATGAGTACACACTTATCTATAAGCCTTCCCTTGGAACGACGCTTTTATACAATGGCGAAGAAAAGGTGACCATACCTGGTGAGCGTTTCGCTGAGATCTATTTTTCAATCTGGTTGGGCGATCACCCAAACACGAAAAAGTTGAGTCGGGCTCTGTTGAAGCAATCATAA
- a CDS encoding fatty acid desaturase, whose product MFVILTFFFVHWYLSAFSQSFFLHRYMAHGMFKMSLFWERFFYLLTFVAQGSSFLHPKSYAQLHLAHHMHSDTEEDPHSPLFFRDVFSMMWQTKIIYMEYQRGIRKAPDSFVANMPVWGFVDRLGNSILIRLLFVAAYTAVYVAFAPSAWFYLLLPIQIVIGPFHGAFINWCGHKYGYVTHDTGDNSKNTFPWDLLFMGETFQNNHHQYPNRANFATRWFECDMLYPLIWLLDKLSVIQLKPKAF is encoded by the coding sequence ATGTTCGTTATTCTGACATTCTTTTTTGTGCATTGGTATCTCAGCGCATTTTCTCAGAGCTTTTTTCTTCACAGATATATGGCTCATGGAATGTTTAAAATGAGCTTATTCTGGGAGCGCTTCTTTTACTTGCTGACCTTTGTCGCTCAAGGGTCCTCTTTTCTGCATCCCAAGTCGTATGCACAACTTCATCTAGCTCATCATATGCATAGTGACACGGAGGAGGATCCTCATTCGCCGCTCTTCTTTAGAGATGTATTTTCTATGATGTGGCAGACAAAAATCATCTACATGGAATACCAGCGTGGGATTCGCAAGGCGCCTGATTCGTTTGTCGCAAATATGCCTGTCTGGGGGTTTGTTGATCGATTGGGTAACAGTATTCTGATTCGTCTTCTTTTTGTAGCGGCCTACACGGCGGTTTACGTTGCCTTTGCTCCATCTGCCTGGTTCTACCTTCTGCTGCCCATTCAGATAGTGATCGGTCCTTTCCATGGAGCATTTATAAATTGGTGTGGTCACAAGTATGGCTACGTCACGCACGATACCGGGGATAACTCAAAAAACACCTTCCCTTGGGATCTTCTGTTTATGGGAGAAACCTTTCAGAATAATCATCACCAATATCCAAACCGAGCGAACTTTGCCACTCGCTGGTTTGAATGCGATATGCTCTATCCTTTAATCTGGTTGCTCGATAAGTTGAGTGTGATCCAGCTCAAACCCAAGGCCTTTTAA
- a CDS encoding cyclopropane-fatty-acyl-phospholipid synthase family protein has protein sequence MINPIAWAENGRLPYWLIRFGIRKRLAKKLNYESSVAKEAQDSIVDVLSEKPIAEDTDKANEQHYELPPEFFKTVLGSHLKYSSSIWSPKCESLDQSEKDALELLSQRAQLADGQKVLDLGCGWGSFSLWAAQRFPGSQFVCVSNSKPQGDFIRGQIEEKGIRNLEVRTADMNSFNPGGTFDRIVSVEMFEHMRNYEHLLERISSWLHEDGLMFVHIFTHKDFAYTYNAEDESEWMAQYFFTGGVMPSHNLLAQFDKHLRVAGSWRLSGEHYQKTLDAWLEKFDENEESIREIFNECYGKKDTKTWMWRWRLFFLACSELFGYKRGSEWGVSHYVFRKQLQS, from the coding sequence ATGATCAATCCAATCGCATGGGCCGAAAATGGCCGCTTACCTTATTGGCTAATTCGCTTCGGTATTCGCAAGCGTCTGGCAAAAAAACTTAATTACGAATCCTCTGTCGCCAAAGAGGCGCAGGATTCGATCGTCGATGTTTTATCCGAAAAACCTATAGCAGAGGACACCGACAAAGCTAACGAGCAGCACTACGAACTTCCTCCAGAGTTTTTTAAAACGGTACTCGGAAGCCATCTTAAATATAGCAGTTCCATCTGGTCGCCTAAATGTGAATCACTCGATCAGTCCGAAAAAGATGCCTTGGAGCTTTTGTCGCAAAGGGCGCAATTAGCCGATGGTCAGAAGGTTTTGGATCTGGGGTGCGGCTGGGGATCATTTTCTCTTTGGGCCGCTCAGCGCTTTCCCGGATCTCAATTTGTCTGTGTGTCCAATTCAAAGCCACAGGGGGATTTTATAAGAGGTCAAATCGAGGAGAAGGGCATTCGCAATCTGGAAGTTCGCACCGCTGACATGAACAGCTTTAACCCGGGGGGAACCTTCGATCGAATTGTATCGGTCGAGATGTTCGAGCACATGCGTAACTACGAGCACCTGCTGGAACGAATTTCCTCTTGGTTGCACGAGGATGGCCTGATGTTTGTTCACATATTCACGCACAAAGATTTTGCTTATACTTACAATGCCGAGGATGAATCCGAATGGATGGCTCAATACTTCTTCACCGGAGGTGTCATGCCTTCGCACAATTTGTTGGCCCAATTCGACAAGCATCTACGGGTAGCCGGTTCCTGGAGATTAAGTGGTGAGCATTACCAAAAAACGCTCGATGCCTGGCTCGAGAAATTTGACGAAAACGAAGAGAGTATTCGCGAGATTTTCAATGAATGCTATGGAAAGAAAGATACGAAAACTTGGATGTGGCGTTGGCGCCTCTTCTTCCTGGCTTGCTCAGAATTATTTGGTTACAAGAGGGGTAGTGAGTGGGGTGTTTCTCATTACGTATTCAGGAAACAACTTCAGTCCTGA